The Sabethes cyaneus chromosome 1, idSabCyanKW18_F2, whole genome shotgun sequence DNA segment AGAGCaacagagagcgaaagagactTTCCAGCACAGGTAAACAACATTGCTATCGTTTTCGCAGGACTGAACAAATGCCCAAGCTGGGAATAAGCGATATGGTCTACTTTAACACTACTTTAACAGTGCGGTGTGACTTTAATTGCGACTGATCGATTGTTCGGGTGCGAAGCACGTGCAGTTATCGCGCAATGCATGCTGTTGTCGGTATCAAATGCACCCCGAGGTGACGATCGAGTTAAGTTGCGTCTTAATTACGAAATACGTGAAGCTTTTCCCGCTTGGTTGGGACTTTTTTCTAGTCCACAGATTAACCACTTCTGGTTCTATTGAGGCATTCCATTCCTCGTTCGTGAACTACAAGGTGTATAGCCAGTAGCCACATCGTAGCATGTAGGAGAGGGTGTCGTACAACATTGCCTTATCTATAACATATAGGCCCGATTGGCCTTTGTAACTATTAATCATAATATTAAATTATAGGTAATCAAAAGGTATTTCAGTTTATTTATTATAGTTCGGACTGGATTATCAGAGTGTTCGCCTGTATTTTATGCATGTCATGATTTTGGGCCTATGGGTATCgtaaatattttgacgtaggactacgtctttcaggaaggtagctggtatagggtgtcatcccaaaaaaattttctcgaaaagtggttttgaatgctaatagcttagtggttccccgatcgattttcaatattcttacaccaatcgattggaaaatctcctaagaattggcccaaatgaagaaaagtatgaattcttgttgttgaactattgaaaaattgaaaataataaacctatgttttactagaattctcgcttcgtgattggttgttggaaatgacgtcatcaaagtagaaacgcgttttcacgcatcggcttataattcagtcaattttcaatagatttccaagatatttacaccaattgatcggaaaatcgagttggaagatattgaaaatatagaaaactattgattttcaatgcgcgtcgtTGGCAAATTGAAAAGAACTCcaactcggtcgtactagaaattgtcgctttgtgattggttggaataatttccaattattatcgaacaaatCTTGGTACAAATCAGGAATCAACGAAAAAGTCGATGGAAAATTCCGTTTAAttttactataacaaagttacaatagAACTAAATGAAATTCTACTATTTCTCCTTGATTGCTATTTgccttgataattccttattgtgctCAATATTCAATACCCGTCACGTTGAAAAATTGTCTGCCGTGAAtaagtgatagcaattaaaaccaagttaacaccaaattaaacactgATTCGccgcaacaaatgcgcaggaaaacgcattaaaactaaacccaatgtttTATATTAATAAATGCTACTGGCcaaataaactttattgtgatcagcggagcacaataatcttttatatcttcataaaAGCATGTTTTCATTCTTAAAAGGACGGTGTCTGGTAATTGATCCAACTGTTAGAATTATCGGCAttcttctcacttttcttgtgcaatacaacagcttgaatgtttgaacacctctagtaactccgaagaaaagtttgttcatttCTCCGTCGATACGAACAGTCAGCTGCAGATTGGTCTTCTCGTCACCACACAATCTGCCCGCCTGCGTGCGGATAAATCCAAAATTCCAGCTGCGAAATTACTACGACTGGTTTATGGGCgcacgtaatttttctttggcagcaaaaggcgaacggctcactggtaattttgctcttttgttcagactgaaattgaaatgctccattttattcaacgtagatgatagaatgaaggaccacgaaaaataggcggaaccgattcttgtcgcttgctctggtacataacacgaggtaagccggcgaacagcattattcaaacgctagctgagctactgccaacatcttactggcatgtctggatgcgacaaaggagaaagcatcaagggcaagcgaaagtcGCGCTCGAGTCGTGTACGTCTGCAGTTTCCGgtcagtcgtattcatcggctactgaagaaaggaaactattgaagctggagTTGACTGCCATGATGGATTAATTAACAGCGAAAGTGctgctcacgacaacaaaaagaccagaattatcccacgtcacttgcagctggccacctggactggcatttcatcgtgattcatgactatacacgaacggcttcgtcgatcgcatagctgctgtggctttccggttggtttgTTGCAGCAAGccgtttaccgaaaagaaaattacgttaaatgccttagtgcaagtttattgcaagatggagttatgataatcaagcaatcggttcttttaaggactacacaacaattgaaaagtttattcttttttcttgtccagtaaggcgtggtacactaataacgtaacgcaaaaaatctcattttttgaccccctccctcccctatgtaacaataagtaacgcttggcatagcccccctttaaattacgtaacgttaactaaacctccccccccccccccctatcattgaatgaaaatcgcacaatccgttcaattttttttagttttgcaaaCACAAGAAATGCATCGATTCTACATTCCTATCAAAACTACTATGGTCAGAATAtcaattctgaattctgatcaaactgtatgatttaacacaaccaagtcaaagttcagaacaaaaattttgatcaaaatggatTTGATCAAGTGGAAATCAAGGCTAAAATAGAGTTCTtctcttctcctctgttgggtactcttaccactgcacccattattttgaaatattggggtATGCCCCGTTATTttgttttactatacgcttcaagcttacctgtcacttattgaggaagtgacaggctggtagctggagcgagacatgtgccaatcagggatgactaggtttatgaacctagtaccctgatcggcgacgccaaccaaatctcccctttttgagatactgcagtctgcgtactatttgtgctccacgattgcagagcaagggttccgaggttaaataacATCTTGttcgaaactgagattccgaagatgatatttactcggacaatatcctgtcgcaagaccggtaagcttgctgagatctctcttattgagactcagcaacttttgagtaacctaggagtggatactcgacgttatatatttatttagattgtttgagcgattgtacagccatcctactggccataactgttccgctctccttttgtttcagcccaccctccagcacacagtcagagatcaggcagagtgaatctcgacccgtcaGTAGAAAgttttggagccacatcttcgtttgtcgactcacaacgagtcggcgtgttgaggatagacgaggatcaggacagaacccctgctagcgcatcgttcaagttctgctcctcccctactctcctctccacctcattcgtttctttgtttttcggcagagagccGCAGCTTgtacggtaagaaatcgtccactgcatcagtgaccggcttgatgcagcaagggcaaattgctgtggagggcgccctgatactccacaggctccgttgcgtggagagaatttatagaaccccctccaccattcatccctaggcacgggtcgcgtcacaccttggattaggggtttatccattcaagtttttacataatagccatggataacagctattacagccatctcctttaggggctttggaccctctgctttggtttctgggagtcaagagaaccgtcctgcaggcggagagtttacacttcagccttcgcatgagtgccctctgtccgcatacgaccctagtttccaccggttgtccgatttccactaaggaacgtatcccggatggtatcacgaggaggtcgagataggagttgctgaataagaggctgtggaacctcatggtggttctggagcgcattattcaaccatttatcaTCCAAATAGAATCCTTAGATAGTTACACAGCTGAAACAGCAATTACGCATCACCCCATGTTGCATGTTGGGCCAAACGGTTTTCAGCTGCTCagatttattcagcaaaaaataattccgtattttttcaatttgataaatttgttacgtaactcttctCCAGACTCCCCCTGTAGCGGCCGACACCTTATACTTACCACAGTGGCCAACCCATCTGGCGGGCCAACGaatctgaaaaataaaaatacttaccTTGATGGTCAACCACGTTGGTTGACCAACGCATAGCAACAATTAGACACCCGATCAGACGGGCATCCTAGAGCAGACTAAATTTCAATATCAAACCGCTATCAAGCGGCGATCAGATAGATCCCTTTGTCTATTACTTAAAATTCTATATAATATAATTCTATATGGCTATAAAATTCATCCGATCAGGCGATTTCCCATTTGGGTAGACACAATAAGACACCCAACAATCGAATCAATAGTCTATTGTCAAAAATTATTAGGCTGTGTGCTGTACGTTATTCGGCAGCACGAATCTATTGTGATTTGCACACGGCACTACAATAAGCTGACCTATAAATAGGGCCAGCAGTTCCATCCCGAGGATcagttttgaaaataaattcaaagtgAAATAATCTCCcgcgtttttttctaattcgatTATCGTTATTTTGAACCACGTGGTTCCCGCGAAAACACCCCCTCCTCCctacgtaacaaaaagtaacgctagCTTGTTCtcccacccccctccctccctctgagcgttacgtaatttgtgtacgaagccttaatacgataataacacaggcaatgAGGGAAAAGTAGAATTTTTCGTCGTtgtggacgaccaacaaatggcgggaataagtttaccGGTCACGGACGGCATTTTCTagcacttccaaaacgtctgcagcttgtaaatcagtgttcttcttttgtaagccgcagcaAGGATGGAAAAAGTCATTCACTCAAGTGAGCATTGCTGATTTACGATCATAAGCTGTCGAATGCATAAAGATTACTACCACTAACGCTCAGCAGTGATCCAGTGACTTTACAGATTCGCTCTCGCTGTTAGCTGTGCACGAACCAGTCTCGAAAGAGAAATGATTCAAAAGGGAtatgaaaaaatagtgattGAATCAGAACCGACACAATAACGAGACGAACGTAAGCGATAGGAATCGGTTTGAACTTGGTTCACTTACGCTCACTGATTTTCACACTTCTGCtattaaaatatattgtaaTTATTCTCCATATAGTTCAAATATTCAAACACTTTGTAACTTATCCAGAAGTTACATAACTTATTGGAGCAAAATTAGAGCTGATTCAAATGATGACTGCAATCGTTTTCGGTTCATGAACAATTGAGAAgatgaaaagcaaaataaaatcggATCAGATTCGCTCAGCGGCAAACATTTAGTTCGCTTCGTTAGTGTcagagagtgaaataaacagaGTAGGCATGATCGCAATCATTTCAGCTCATATTTGGTTCGTTTGCCACAAATGATGCAATCTGCTATGAGAGCACGGCTCTCAGAGTGAGCATATAAAAGGTGATGGTTGTGTGAGTTGAATCGGTGATTGAGTATCGATGACAACATTTTGATGCGATTTTTGACCATGCCTGGCCGCGAAAAGTTTTGCGTAAACTTTTCAGCTCGTTGAAAACTAGCGCGTACCGCAGCAAAGCACTGAGGAAGCAAAAACCTCGTCGCTGGTCGGAGAAGGTAGGcatcagagagagagagagagagagagagagagaattgatttctgcgctttgccagtaaaatgccgagaattgagattttttCAGAGCACGACGGAAGCATGCCCTTGGCAAGAcgattcgatcaaggagcatccgccgccgcacgaagctgacgatgtacaaaatacTAATCGAACCGGTAGTCCTATACGGACTTGAGACATCAACGTATGTGCacttaccatatttgaatgtaaatgttgcggactatttttggcgaaatacaaacggatagcggtgagtggcgtaggcgtatagTCCACGAGTAGCAGAcactatttggagagattcccatcggacACCTGGAGATGCACGGTAATGTAATTAATCAGGAATAGAAATCCAACCCTTGAGAACTTTTTTGGAACACTGTGTTTGAGTCTTGAATCTTCGCATGATGGAAGCTGTAAACACGCTCTGATATGCGTTGTCAAGTGCCGGCATTCAGATGAAAAGACGATGATACCTATAGGTAATGAGGTCAGTGAATCCCACTATTGGAAGGTATGTCTCTAAATTCGTCATTGCTATCAGAGGCTGTTTACCGTCTCTGATTAGGTATAATGTGTTATGCAAACAGAAAGGAAAACATGCCCGGCAAAggaattatttatttcaaacAGTACAGCAACAGATTGCAATACTTAGATGGAATACAAAACCACTGGGAATTGAATAGctttaatgttaaaaaaaattgatttgtcTGCGTAAAATCTCTTCCGGATTTTCTGTGATTACATAACATATTTTTCTATCTTgacaaactgttttgttttttaactttATTGCGAGTGGCAACAAATCTTTCGGCGGACTGTGATTTTGCCATGGGAAAAAGTTTGTACAAGACCGAGTGATAATACAATAAAAAACTGAAAGCGAAACGCAAGCCGCATCTGCTCTTATCACAGAAGCTTTGTTTACTGTAGGCGTCACCGTTAGTACAAACGTTACTTTACTACTATCAGCAATCAGCAGGCAGGGCAAAAATTCCGTACACTTTCCGAGCTGTCAAAAGTGCCGTGATCGAAACGGATCTATTGTCAGTATGGTTTCAGCCGGCCCATAACATTTTTTTgagtattttaatttttttgctgtcagCTGCAATTTATTACACTATATAGggcattcaaaataaaattgcacCAAACGGCCGACAAATTCCAGTAATTTCCTTCCTTCCTCCACATAGTTGCAAGCTTAGGGACTAACTAAACTACAAGCACCTACAAGTGTTTCCCattgctgctgctactactgcTGTGGTAAACTGGTCTCTACTAGCAGTGTATTATATTACCGTTAATCGATGCAATTACACACATCACCACGGAGGTAAATTGGCTGCGACAGGGCTGTTGGACGTATGTTATTTATTTGATAGTGAGATTATCGCGCCGCTCATTGTCTCGGGTGTGTGAACTACTTATTAGTTTATCAATTGGCGATGATGAGTATGACTGGGCTGGAAATACTCCTGCTTCTCATGAAGTATTGCAAGACTCCACAATGGCCTCAAGGTTCGAATAAGTATTAAATGTAAACACAAAGATAAGCTACTGCAGCAGGAAATCTCAATTTTTGCAATAGGTTGTAAACAATAGAGTACAGAGTGATTAATCTTCATTGATTGGATTAAAAGACACAAAGAAAGTTCCAATATGAATCGGACCATTCAATTTTGTCGGCTTTTATTTGTTTAGTTTAAATAGTTTACTTGTAAACTAGTGAATAGATACCTACCGCACAAATGCGATCGTCAGCAAGCACTCTTCGGAAATAGCTCGCAGGAGGCCTAATCACATCACATCACTTGTCAGTAATTAATTCCTTACAATACACTCAACCCCGGTGACTTTTTTCAATTCGCAATATAATGTCATTTATCAATTGGGAAATTACAGCACCGCTTCCCTTCCCTTGTTTCACACTAATCACACACGAGCAACACGATCCCGAAGCCACCGAAGCAGCACATCTCTATAAACCACACACGAATGAAGCTCACTTTCACAAAGACATACCGCGAGAATTTGGTAAGCTAAGCACAATATCTaggtatttttccatattttttatttttttttgcaaactgCACTCTTTCTCCGCTTTTTTATTTGTAAACACAACCCGTCCGACGAGACGTGACTACCAGCACCGACTGACACCTGATCGTTCTAGCGGAAAACCGCAGGCAAATGCAGCGGAGCCGGTTTGGAATATTCCTCCTAACCACTGTCGTTGAATCGATCGGATTCCTCTCGAAGACGACGCAGCGAATTTGCGGTATCAGTCTCTCACATCTCATCCCAGCCTTAACCTACGATCCATCAACACCTTACGAGTTACGACACCGGCAAGCAGAACAACCGCCCGGCTGCACAAGCCATTGATTACTGTAGTATTGGCCAGCAAAGCGAAGCAAACCCGAAAAATTATAGAGTTCTTTAGTCTTTTCTTCTGCTTCGGTCGCATCTTCGTGAGGTCGTCTCGATCGTACGGtgtcgctggctggctggcgatACGGTGCGATGACTGTACCCGTCCCGCCAGTATCCTCCGCACGGGGACGGTCCGGAACGAATGAAAATCCGAAGCGATCGCGTAAAAATTCTTAGCCGTTCGACTTTGCGGAAAACACCCTTCGATTTTGAGGATTTTGACCACCTTTTGAAGCTATTCAACATGTTGTCAATATGCACATAAAAGTATTTCTATAGTCAGTCAAATTAACTTTCAAGTATGTATGTACTAAATTCATTCAACAAATTTAGTTCCGCGGCCAGTATGCTATTATTGTAATTGTATGAAAAAATATTACGTCAGAATGGTTATTCATACATAATATATcaatcagaaataaaaaaatatacacaaaattaaaaagaacATTATTGCGCCTATTCACTGATAACATTCTACAGGGAATCCAAGTATTATTTGTACAGACTTTGACAGAATGCCTCTACTACACAGCTCATTTGGCTGGGAACTTCAGAGTTTAAAATCTTGATCGACTTTGATTTGATTGATTGACAGTTATATTCTAAGCTGTACTGCGAAACTCCGGGCTGACTCAGTAGCTCCCTGGATATTACAGCATTTCGGCAATAATGGTTGGATTTTCAGCAGGATCAGGCACAGCAATTAAAAACCGCCTTTTCCTGTGGTTTTTGACGAAAGACGAATGGCTTTCCATTCTCTCACGTCGAGGACccaggttcaaatcccaacccagcAGAAGTCGCAAACGACCCAAGCTGCTAAAGTGActacaatcatacaaaaaaatgaATGGCCTTCCAACTCCCCGAACGAAAACCCTTCATAAGCAAATTTTCTTGTTCTGTAAGTCCCTGCCTCTCATAAGTTTTATATTCGACGCAATTATTCACCGTCTTTTGCACGAACCTTTCTACTTCATCGT contains these protein-coding regions:
- the LOC128733128 gene encoding uncharacterized protein LOC128733128 produces the protein MSRGLRKSNRERKRLSSTAPLPFPCFTLITHEQHDPEATEAAHLYKPHTNEAHFHKDIPREFAENRRQMQRSRFGIFLLTTVVESIGFLSKTTQRICGISLSHLIPALTYDPSTPYELRHRQAEQPPGCTSH